The following DNA comes from Palaemon carinicauda isolate YSFRI2023 chromosome 27, ASM3689809v2, whole genome shotgun sequence.
TATATAATGTTCCCTCATTTCTAAAATAATGGAGACCACCCATATTAGATACAATATTTTAGGTTATAGACTTGGAATTAAACTCTCAATCTTGCCTTTTTATTGTCAGCAAAATCTCAGGATGTTATTGTCCAGATTTTTAAGAAGACGCGAAACTTCGGTCATTGTGAATATTAGGTGAAAATTTCTTTATCAATGTTTTCATTTATGTTACCAGACACTTTAATTGTTTTGCGCTACATCAAGACgtcaaatttcttcaaaagatCGTGCTGTTAAAAAAAGGCTGTTGCCTGTCGAAGAAATTGTAATTTAGTATATGATCGTGTccaattttttatattgatttaagaGCTAGTCTATATTTCTATTAGCGTTTTATTTCCAGGAAACTACCTTTCGTTGTTAGTAGTTTACTTTTATCACATTTCCAACAACATATTGATTGGCTTATCAAGAAACGAAGCGTTTATTTTGATACGAAGTTCATCATGCCTTGGGGGTGGGGAGCAAatgaagtattcttttttttttgggagggggggggggcgcaatgGCAGACatataatattttctgtttatattCTAGAATTCATATCAGAGAAAGTTTATCCCTTTCCGCTATAGCAATGAAAATATTTTCGGTATTTGAAATCAAATTTAGTTTTCCGTCACCGTATATAAATAACATTTTTGTTTGGATAATTTTACATACAGTTTCAAAGATACAGTATTGTCCGAAGTTCAAAATTGTTTACGTTGTTTTGGTTAATATGTGaaaatttctcatattttcagCTTTTGCATCTTTGAGAACTTCACTAAACTTTTGTCCATTTGGTGGGTAATTCTGAAGAAATGTTCCCAATGTTCCTATTTATTGTTGTCATGGGTCACATTATGTCAAGTttactttttgttgttgtttattttgtgtgtgtgtgtgtgtgtgtgtgtgtgtgtgtgtgtgaactaggCTCACAAAAgtcaaaaaaaatttatatacatctCATCTAGTTAgctttcaaaatatgaaatatgattttaCACCTACTAACCTTCTTTGTTCAAGATATACTGTAGATTTGCTTTCACGTTGGTGACCtatgacagttattattattattattattattattattattattattattattattattattattattattaaggtcctTGTCCTAATACAAGCCTTCCAATTACCAGTCAATTCCGATATGGATAAGTATTAATTGAAAGAGGATATATATAAGGATAAGATTCAACTTTTTATACCATGGTTATTCGTCGAATAAATGAAAACAGATTTTCTTATAACCTTTAGAGATGAAGAATTATATGTAGAATAGACTAGGTTAGGCTAAAACGTATTAAATGCTTGCTGTGCTTGGTGGTACTATAATTTCCGTTTGTAACCCTTTACTAGCTCATATAAACGTGAGAAGTAATTGAGGCCAAATTGCACCCAAAGAActtcagtatatattgcatatattagatatatgtgcaGGATGTAAGATAATAAAAGTTTTTCATTCttctatatttttaatatacaaaaatatacattgaCGTACATAATATTTTCCGATTTCATGTCCATATTCAGGTATGAGTCAAGCTTTACTCGTCTGTGGATGCGATATTTTAAGGAATCGTTAATTCGTTAAATTATGAAGGATAATGGGACACTTGACTTAGAAAGGTGCACCATAGGCGTCTGATGGTGGAGCTCCATAACCATTGCTAGGAGCAGCTGGGGCTCCATAACCATTGCTAGGAGGAGCTGGGGCTCCATAACCATTGCTAGGAGCAGCTGGGGCTCCATAACCATTACTGGGAGGAGCTCCTGCTCCATTACCGTTGGAACCGTAACCATTACCTCTTTTGCTACCATTTCTTTTTCCATTTCCATTCTTCTTGCCATTATTTTTCTTACCATTTCCATTTGAACCGTAGCCGTTATTACCATTACCGTTGCCGTTAGATCCGTAACCATTATTTCCATTACCGTTGCCATTAGATCCATAACCATTATTTCCATTACCGTTGCTGTGTTTACCATAAGGGTCATAGGGAACAACCCCAAGGAGTTCGTTGACAGAGTAGAAGTCTTGAGCATCAGCACAGTCGAAGTTGAACCACCAATCACAGACGAGGTACTGTTGGTTGAAGATGGTtccgttggggcagaggaaggagTCCTGCTGGCGGCGTCCACTTGGTCTGtcctggcagatgtggaagacctggcagccAGCCTCTTGATCTGTGTCGGCATAATATCCAGGGACATTCTGGGCGTTGCAGTCGAATCCAGTATCAGGAACGAAAGCTAAGACGGGATAATCTACACCTGGAACACCGCCTCCAGGGATGTTTTCTGCCAAGGCAGCAAGGGGATCTACCCCATAAGAGTTCTTTGGTGGTCCATAGCCGTTGCTTGGAGGAGCTCCATAGCCGTTACTTGGAGGAGCTCCATATCCATTACTTGGAGCAGCTGGAGGGGCTCCATACCCATTGGAAGGAAGACGCCTGTCGGCAGCTACAAGGCTGAGAAGAGctgtaagaaatatattttggtGTTATTCATGAAATATACATGTACTTTATTATAAACTATATTGGTGTTTCTTCAATTAAATTTGCTATTGGCTAGATTAGCTTACCACACACTGCAAAGGCCTTCATCATTGCTGCTCTATTTCGCTGATATGTAACTGATTCAGCGGAGGTGATCGACTGAGTGATGGTTTGTGGAGAGAGACCCGAGTTTTTATAGTGACTTGGCTGCC
Coding sequences within:
- the LOC137621119 gene encoding pro-resilin-like, with product MMKAFAVCALLSLVAADRRLPSNGYGAPPAAPSNGYGAPPSNGYGAPPSNGYGPPKNSYGVDPLAALAENIPGGGVPGVDYPVLAFVPDTGFDCNAQNVPGYYADTDQEAGCQVFHICQDRPSGRRQQDSFLCPNGTIFNQQYLVCDWWFNFDCADAQDFYSVNELLGVVPYDPYGKHSNGNGNNGYGSNGNGNGNNGYGSNGNGNGNNGYGSNGNGKKNNGKKNGNGKRNGSKRGNGYGSNGSPSNGYGAPPSNGYGPPRNSYGVSKEIAALAENIPGGGVPGQDYPILASVPDTRFSCDAQNVPGYYADTDRQARCQVFHICQDRPNGRRQQDSFLCPNGTIFNQQYLVCDWWFNFDCADAQDFYSVNELIGVVAYDPYGKHTNGNGNGNNGYGSNGNGNNGHGSNGNGNGYGAPPSLSNAYGAPF